The Deltaproteobacteria bacterium genome window below encodes:
- a CDS encoding DUF3108 domain-containing protein, which yields MIAAHDRRARSSGHPRGRARAMVWAAVVLAGFSLAPHAAATHAAPTGEAPATDVSAMPSLDAPPVVAPARADGKPVRAGGHTVGWTAALVDPPLRDARRRSPRAQTPDDFGATLGVGERFRFDVTFAGNSAGLAEATVVAIEADPRGGPPSGAPILRLEGHASTSGIVSLLATVTDDMVTLLDARSGATVWSENVLVYGGWSPVGYKRRVTTASYEGRGQVRIDDVKDGKSRKHLKRTPVDTFDPLGAMAWVRAQRLEPGDRAKTHVIDGTTLMRIEVEALPRAAMERMPSVAKALGLGKHDVVPITGTLTRVDPFDQPLPGKRVFTMRAWLSADARRIPLAMESDMWVGALRLELTSYDPPTRAEGDRSR from the coding sequence ATGATCGCCGCGCACGATCGCCGCGCACGCAGCTCCGGGCACCCACGTGGTCGCGCGCGCGCGATGGTGTGGGCCGCGGTCGTGCTCGCGGGGTTCTCGTTGGCCCCCCACGCCGCCGCCACCCATGCGGCCCCGACCGGCGAGGCGCCGGCGACCGACGTGAGCGCGATGCCGAGTCTCGATGCGCCGCCGGTCGTCGCGCCCGCGCGCGCCGACGGCAAGCCGGTGCGCGCGGGCGGGCACACCGTGGGATGGACCGCCGCGCTGGTCGATCCACCGCTGCGCGACGCTCGGCGTCGCAGTCCGCGGGCGCAGACCCCCGACGACTTCGGCGCGACCTTGGGGGTCGGCGAGCGCTTCCGGTTCGACGTCACCTTCGCGGGCAACAGCGCCGGCTTGGCGGAGGCCACGGTGGTGGCGATCGAGGCCGATCCACGGGGCGGCCCGCCCAGCGGCGCGCCCATCCTCCGGCTCGAGGGTCACGCCAGCACCAGTGGCATCGTCTCATTGCTGGCGACCGTGACCGACGACATGGTCACGCTGCTCGATGCCCGCTCGGGCGCGACGGTGTGGTCCGAGAACGTGCTGGTCTACGGCGGCTGGAGCCCCGTCGGCTACAAGCGACGCGTCACCACCGCGAGCTACGAGGGCCGCGGCCAGGTCCGCATCGACGACGTCAAGGACGGCAAGTCGCGCAAGCACCTCAAGCGCACGCCGGTCGACACCTTCGACCCGCTGGGCGCGATGGCGTGGGTCCGGGCGCAGCGGCTCGAGCCCGGCGACCGCGCCAAGACCCACGTCATCGACGGCACCACGCTGATGCGCATCGAGGTCGAGGCGCTGCCGCGCGCGGCCATGGAACGCATGCCCAGCGTCGCGAAGGCGCTCGGGCTCGGCAAGCACGACGTCGTGCCGATCACGGGAACCCTGACCCGGGTCGATCCGTTCGACCAGCCGCTGCCGGGCAAGCGGGTGTTCACGATGCGCGCATGGCTCTCCGCCGACGCCCGCCGGATTCCGCTCGCGATGGAGAGCGACATGTGGGTCGGGGCCCTGCGGCTCGAGCTCACCAGCTACGATCCGCCGACTCGAGCCGAGGGTGATCGCAGCCGATAG
- a CDS encoding sulfatase gives MVADADTRAAAYRRAAGAGAARATMVLAGVSALDLIGAPATTTPPATAAAWATSMVLLLLPAIACGCLCGGLEPWATRRWHAAGRTARAAAYAGVVLVLALAWARHDREIDWRTIDPRLALLPLVAIAIWWGSARLPAFVGRAGPSLVLLCVAATWLHTADERDAGITRVRADARIAGRVATVVASLGDRDHDGAGRWLCAQACDCDDDDPARGPDAIERAGDGIDQDCDGADLEAAEQRELEALFAPPPPTASARATDDAVIGPRPDVLLVTIDTLRADHLGSYGYGRDTTPNIDAWAQTAVVFEQARSTGPSTRFSIPPLLIGRYITEIGRNGGEWPVIYDSETLLGERMAALGYATAAFHSIRYLRPYFGLSQGFEHWSCACLDERGPPLHMSCSDFITDEALTWLDAHADETRPLLLWAYYGDPHSRYEQHPGTPSFGERYSDLYDHEIRFVDEHVGRLLAGVRARRPGRELVVMLHSDHGEGLDAARDHGALYHSNNLYDELVHVPLIISGPQLPPARVREPVSLIDVVPTLLELLRAPVDPSLRGVSLVPWLRGTANGPHPPVMFEKHRAVDDPQHGMVLWPYKVIRTPATGSIAVFDLAHDPAETHDLAPTLEAGLRRRLVGALVHWHRNVRVPFEEQRRH, from the coding sequence GTGGTGGCCGATGCAGACACCCGAGCCGCCGCGTACCGGCGAGCTGCCGGCGCGGGCGCGGCCCGGGCCACGATGGTGCTGGCGGGCGTCTCGGCCCTCGACCTCATCGGCGCCCCCGCGACGACCACGCCGCCGGCGACCGCGGCCGCGTGGGCCACCAGCATGGTGCTGCTGCTGCTGCCCGCGATCGCGTGCGGCTGCCTGTGTGGTGGGCTCGAGCCGTGGGCCACACGACGCTGGCATGCCGCCGGGCGCACGGCTCGGGCGGCCGCGTACGCGGGTGTGGTGCTGGTGCTCGCGCTCGCGTGGGCGCGACACGATCGCGAGATCGACTGGCGGACGATCGATCCACGCCTCGCGTTGCTGCCGCTGGTCGCGATCGCGATCTGGTGGGGCAGCGCACGCCTGCCCGCGTTCGTCGGGCGGGCCGGGCCCTCGCTGGTGCTGCTGTGCGTCGCCGCGACGTGGCTGCACACCGCCGACGAGCGCGACGCCGGCATCACCCGCGTGCGCGCCGACGCACGCATCGCCGGTCGTGTCGCGACGGTGGTGGCGTCGCTCGGCGATCGTGACCACGACGGTGCCGGGCGGTGGCTGTGCGCCCAGGCCTGCGACTGCGACGACGACGATCCCGCGCGGGGCCCTGACGCGATCGAGCGGGCCGGCGACGGCATCGATCAGGACTGCGACGGCGCCGACCTCGAGGCCGCCGAGCAACGCGAGCTCGAGGCCCTGTTCGCGCCGCCGCCCCCGACGGCATCTGCGCGCGCAACCGACGACGCCGTGATCGGCCCGCGCCCCGACGTGCTGCTGGTGACGATCGACACCCTGCGCGCCGATCACCTGGGCAGCTACGGCTACGGCCGCGACACCACGCCCAACATCGACGCGTGGGCCCAGACCGCGGTGGTGTTCGAGCAGGCGCGATCGACCGGGCCCTCGACGCGCTTCTCGATCCCGCCGCTGTTGATCGGCCGCTACATCACCGAGATCGGTCGCAACGGCGGCGAGTGGCCGGTGATCTACGACAGCGAGACGCTGCTGGGCGAGCGCATGGCCGCGCTCGGCTACGCGACCGCCGCGTTCCACTCGATCCGCTACCTGCGGCCCTACTTCGGGCTGAGCCAGGGCTTCGAGCACTGGTCGTGCGCGTGTCTCGACGAGCGCGGGCCACCGCTGCACATGAGCTGCAGCGACTTCATCACCGACGAGGCGCTGACCTGGCTCGACGCCCACGCCGACGAGACACGCCCACTGCTGCTGTGGGCCTACTACGGCGATCCACACTCTCGCTACGAGCAGCACCCCGGCACGCCCAGCTTCGGTGAGCGCTACAGTGATCTCTACGACCACGAGATCCGCTTTGTCGACGAGCATGTCGGTCGCTTGCTCGCGGGCGTGCGCGCGCGTCGGCCGGGTCGCGAGCTGGTCGTGATGCTGCACTCCGACCACGGCGAGGGCCTCGACGCCGCCCGCGATCACGGCGCGCTCTACCACTCGAACAACCTCTACGACGAGCTCGTGCACGTGCCACTCATCATCTCCGGCCCGCAGCTGCCGCCCGCGCGCGTGCGTGAGCCGGTGTCGCTCATCGACGTGGTGCCGACGCTGCTCGAGCTGCTGCGGGCCCCCGTCGACCCGAGCCTGCGCGGGGTCTCGCTGGTGCCGTGGCTGCGTGGCACCGCCAACGGTCCCCACCCACCCGTGATGTTCGAGAAGCACCGCGCCGTCGACGACCCGCAGCACGGCATGGTGCTGTGGCCGTACAAGGTCATCCGCACGCCCGCGACCGGCAGCATCGCGGTCTTCGACCTCGCCCATGACCCCGCCGAGACCCACGACCTCGCGCCCACACTCGAGGCCGGCCTGCGGCGGCGATTGGTCGGCGCGTTGGTGCACTGGCACCGCAACGTCCGGGTGCCCTTCGAAGAACAGCGACGACACTAG
- a CDS encoding protein kinase: protein MSAEPDEAGELFLALVELPPDRRAELLARRCEGREPLRREVEALLAADADAGDFLEPVDLGLPEAPRRAWLEGRTVGQYQVERVIGMGGMGTVYAAWQRAPRRLVALKLLRAGFDADALRRRFVQEAEILGRLRHRGIAEIYEAATYDSELGPLPYFALEYIPHARSITAWADDAGIDRCGRVAAMVEVCRAVAHAHERGVLHRDLKPSNILVGDDGRPKLIDFGVARLLDGSARGATLGTGIGELVGTLQYMSPEQCAADGRELDVRTDVHALGVIAYELVAGGLPYPLQGLAPALVAARIRSHEPAPPTAVAGPRWRALDAVILTALAKQPAHRHASATAMADELERALRGEPVRSRRSARVHALRRAVWRARRAVPAALATGGIAFALAGRGPHDAAESGDEPSTLGPAPIGDAADDYAHQIAVAERALAGNDLARAKLALGRCAPAARGWEWHRLLALVDGSAHLLALGSPVRRLVLDGTQQWLYAVTEDGRVHGLRRRAGERLAFDSGWQVETGDDLDAIAIDDTGGRVFVGGDRRRVHVIAADGRDAGSFADGPSTVVALAFAPHRGELLVTRQDGSFERWDVERRTQVFATRLARRLAPLVLDGDAVWAATERGAVRLAWADARVLEQRDDPQGPEAVAVSDGELLTGGWRRHVVAHAADRTARTWPDLADGVLDLCALDRRRIAVAGRDGRVTLWQRGEGVLERTLRGHDFAVEALACSDQGWLASGSADGTVRLWWSDAPPTELAPLADDKLHALAWRADGRVLFGGGGPQWGRADDDVLLALGADGRVIARARDHLATIDAVASSPDGAWVASADRRGELVLRASPQLDVQWRRAAHDGGVAALAFADDAARVASVGVDGTIALWAVRDGEALARVDAGVGELRDVAWRGPRIVAVGQGGLARWQPGGGTPQRDTVDHGLVAIAALGADAWAIGRDDGTLVALTDDFARRWQAPTFGRAVVDVAVTPDGRRIAVAGWDAKIRLHDAATGELLLTVGSHETRATAVAFAPDGHTLASAGFDRRVRLWRAP from the coding sequence ATGAGCGCGGAGCCGGACGAGGCGGGCGAGCTGTTCCTGGCGCTGGTCGAGCTGCCGCCCGATCGACGCGCCGAGCTGCTCGCTCGACGCTGCGAGGGGCGGGAGCCGCTGCGTCGCGAGGTCGAGGCGTTGCTGGCCGCCGATGCCGACGCCGGCGACTTCCTCGAGCCCGTCGACCTCGGCCTACCCGAGGCGCCGCGGCGTGCGTGGCTCGAGGGCCGCACCGTCGGTCAGTACCAGGTCGAGCGCGTGATCGGCATGGGCGGTATGGGCACCGTCTACGCCGCGTGGCAACGCGCGCCGCGGCGGCTGGTCGCGCTCAAGCTACTGCGCGCGGGGTTCGACGCCGACGCGCTGCGCCGTCGCTTCGTGCAGGAGGCGGAGATCCTCGGCCGCCTGCGACACCGCGGCATCGCGGAGATCTACGAGGCCGCCACCTACGACAGCGAGCTGGGCCCGCTGCCGTACTTCGCGCTCGAGTACATCCCGCACGCGCGCTCGATCACCGCGTGGGCCGACGACGCCGGCATCGATCGATGCGGTCGCGTCGCGGCGATGGTCGAGGTCTGCCGCGCGGTCGCCCACGCCCATGAGCGTGGGGTCCTGCACCGCGATCTCAAGCCCAGCAACATCCTGGTCGGCGACGACGGCCGGCCCAAGTTGATCGACTTCGGCGTCGCGCGATTGCTCGACGGCTCGGCGCGCGGCGCCACCCTCGGTACCGGCATCGGCGAGCTGGTCGGGACCCTGCAGTACATGAGCCCCGAGCAGTGTGCAGCCGACGGTCGCGAGCTCGACGTCCGCACCGACGTACACGCGCTCGGCGTGATCGCGTACGAGCTGGTCGCCGGCGGGCTGCCGTACCCGCTGCAGGGGCTCGCGCCGGCCCTGGTGGCCGCGCGCATCCGCAGCCACGAGCCGGCGCCACCGACCGCGGTGGCCGGTCCGCGGTGGCGCGCGCTCGATGCCGTGATCCTCACCGCGCTCGCGAAGCAGCCCGCGCATCGCCACGCGAGCGCGACCGCGATGGCCGACGAACTCGAGCGGGCGTTGCGGGGCGAGCCGGTGCGCTCGCGACGATCGGCGCGGGTCCACGCGCTGCGCCGCGCGGTATGGCGGGCGCGTCGGGCGGTGCCGGCCGCGTTGGCGACCGGCGGCATCGCGTTCGCGCTGGCGGGTCGCGGTCCGCATGACGCGGCGGAGTCCGGCGACGAGCCGTCGACGCTCGGGCCCGCGCCCATCGGCGATGCCGCCGACGACTACGCACACCAGATCGCGGTGGCCGAGCGCGCGCTGGCCGGCAACGACCTCGCGCGGGCCAAGCTCGCGCTCGGTCGTTGCGCACCCGCGGCGCGCGGCTGGGAGTGGCATCGGCTGCTCGCGCTCGTCGACGGCAGTGCGCACCTGCTCGCGCTCGGATCGCCGGTGCGTCGGCTGGTGCTCGACGGCACGCAGCAATGGCTGTACGCCGTGACCGAGGACGGCCGCGTGCACGGGCTGCGCCGCCGCGCGGGCGAGCGCTTGGCCTTCGACTCTGGCTGGCAGGTGGAGACCGGCGACGACCTCGACGCGATCGCGATCGACGACACGGGCGGTCGCGTGTTCGTCGGTGGTGACCGACGACGCGTGCACGTCATCGCGGCCGACGGTCGCGACGCCGGCAGCTTCGCCGACGGGCCCAGCACCGTGGTCGCGCTGGCCTTCGCGCCGCACCGCGGGGAGCTGCTGGTGACGCGCCAGGACGGCAGCTTCGAGCGCTGGGATGTCGAGCGGCGCACGCAGGTGTTCGCGACCCGGCTCGCACGGCGGCTGGCGCCGTTGGTGCTCGACGGCGACGCGGTGTGGGCGGCGACCGAGCGCGGCGCCGTGCGGCTGGCGTGGGCCGATGCGCGCGTGCTCGAACAGCGCGACGATCCCCAGGGGCCCGAGGCCGTGGCGGTGTCCGACGGCGAGCTCCTCACCGGCGGCTGGAGGCGTCACGTCGTCGCGCACGCGGCCGATCGAACGGCGCGGACGTGGCCCGATCTCGCCGACGGCGTCCTCGATCTGTGTGCGCTCGACCGCCGGCGGATCGCGGTCGCAGGTCGCGACGGCCGCGTGACGCTCTGGCAGCGGGGCGAGGGTGTGCTCGAGCGGACGCTGCGAGGCCACGACTTCGCCGTGGAGGCGCTCGCGTGCAGCGACCAGGGGTGGCTCGCCTCGGGCAGCGCCGACGGCACGGTGCGGCTGTGGTGGTCGGACGCGCCGCCCACCGAGCTCGCGCCGCTCGCCGACGACAAGCTGCACGCGCTGGCGTGGCGCGCCGACGGTCGGGTCCTGTTCGGCGGCGGCGGCCCGCAGTGGGGGCGAGCCGACGACGACGTGCTGCTGGCGTTGGGGGCCGATGGTCGCGTGATCGCCCGCGCGCGAGACCACCTCGCCACCATCGACGCCGTCGCGAGCAGTCCCGACGGCGCGTGGGTTGCGAGCGCCGATCGCCGCGGTGAGCTGGTCCTGCGTGCGTCGCCGCAGCTCGACGTGCAGTGGCGGCGGGCAGCCCACGACGGCGGCGTCGCGGCGCTGGCGTTCGCCGACGATGCTGCGCGCGTGGCCAGCGTGGGCGTCGACGGCACCATCGCGCTGTGGGCGGTGCGCGACGGCGAAGCGCTGGCGCGGGTCGACGCGGGCGTCGGTGAGTTGCGCGACGTGGCCTGGCGCGGCCCACGGATCGTCGCGGTCGGGCAGGGTGGCCTCGCGCGCTGGCAGCCCGGTGGCGGTACGCCGCAGCGCGACACGGTCGATCACGGGCTGGTCGCGATCGCAGCGCTCGGCGCCGACGCATGGGCGATCGGTCGCGACGACGGCACACTGGTCGCGCTCACCGACGACTTCGCGCGGCGCTGGCAGGCGCCGACCTTCGGTCGCGCGGTCGTGGACGTCGCCGTCACCCCCGATGGCCGCCGCATCGCCGTCGCCGGCTGGGACGCGAAGATCCGGCTGCACGACGCCGCCACCGGCGAGCTGCTGCTCACCGTCGGCAGCCACGAGACCCGCGCGACCGCGGTCGCGTTCGCGCCCGATGGCCACACGCTGGCGTCGGCCGGCTTCGACCGCCGCGTCCGCCTGTGGCGCGCACCCTGA
- a CDS encoding diguanylate cyclase, which yields MDPAELAETTAAPELPQHWSPEELASMSSLGGAGRVLMLRPGHAPDGLERCLRRAGYRVGRIAITRECTHLPQAAASFLPDVVYVSLSTPIDACVDALEVLGSDPRTADLPLVAVLEDAVDDAVIEDAYARSGCDFLRLGSHVELLARTHLLVRLTNGGASHGGASPWRREDPEVANEAVGTRLDLRDGQTGVYSATYFRHRLQQEVARAHRYQRPLTLLALRCAGATRDEVAAKLATILEGACRNVDLVARIERDLFAVLLPETEVSRCEPVVARLEDECRTAMLGCRIGRAGLGANGDDGAYSAGSLLRLACARTDG from the coding sequence GTGGACCCCGCCGAACTCGCCGAAACGACCGCTGCCCCGGAACTGCCCCAGCACTGGAGCCCCGAGGAGCTGGCCTCGATGTCGTCGCTCGGGGGCGCCGGTCGCGTGCTGATGCTGCGCCCTGGCCACGCCCCCGATGGCCTCGAGCGCTGCCTGCGTCGCGCGGGCTACCGGGTCGGACGCATCGCGATCACCCGCGAGTGCACGCACCTGCCCCAGGCCGCCGCATCGTTCCTGCCCGACGTGGTCTACGTGTCGCTGTCGACCCCGATCGACGCGTGCGTCGATGCGCTCGAGGTGCTGGGCAGCGATCCTCGCACCGCCGATCTGCCGCTGGTCGCGGTGCTCGAGGACGCCGTCGACGACGCCGTGATCGAGGACGCGTACGCGCGCTCGGGCTGCGACTTCCTGCGGCTCGGCAGCCACGTCGAGCTGCTCGCGCGGACGCACCTGCTGGTGCGACTGACCAACGGCGGCGCCAGCCATGGCGGCGCCTCACCGTGGCGCCGCGAGGATCCCGAGGTCGCGAACGAGGCGGTCGGCACACGCCTCGATCTGCGCGACGGCCAGACCGGAGTCTACTCGGCGACCTACTTCCGCCATCGACTGCAGCAGGAGGTCGCCCGCGCCCACCGCTACCAGCGACCGCTCACGCTCCTGGCGCTGCGCTGCGCAGGGGCCACCCGCGACGAGGTCGCAGCCAAGCTCGCGACCATCCTCGAGGGCGCGTGCCGCAACGTCGACCTGGTCGCGCGGATCGAGCGTGACCTCTTCGCGGTGTTGTTGCCCGAGACCGAGGTCTCGCGCTGCGAGCCGGTGGTCGCGCGCCTCGAGGACGAGTGCCGCACCGCCATGCTGGGCTGTCGCATCGGCCGCGCGGGGCTCGGCGCCAACGGTGACGACGGCGCCTACTCGGCCGGGTCGCTGCTGCGCCTGGCGTGTGCCCGCACCGACGGCTGA
- a CDS encoding protein kinase: protein MADRYRPLFKLDAGGMAEVYVAEAESMAGFKKKVAIKRILPGLLKDDRFVRMFLDEARLSLHLSHANVVSVFDIGKSSSTYFIVMEYVEGPNLKHVLQYLGKRRTTMPVHLAVWILGEILKGLHYAHHLRDPETGRSLGIVHRDISPPNILFSWNGEVKLTDFGLAKASTQLESTDPGVVKGKFSYLSPEAAHGHEVDARSDIFAVGILAYEMLTGERLFLGETDYQTVERVRAAEVPSLQQRNPEVAPELERIVRKALARDLDTRYQAAADFADDLLGFLFSRSLKVSARAFAELLEDMRNDQPSDADASVGGTSLILKLIDEEFLNFQSLGEDGDAPETGSQPLDSMMAATAAYDPAAPLSLDAFDDAHGSNASMALGADHEPPARPAEPVAPSRAPVVQQPSGPHPVAKGPRAPTRMPSPAPRKEGNATTWIVLLLLVAVGGGAYYWLVVLGNLARFTG from the coding sequence ATGGCCGATCGCTATCGCCCACTCTTCAAGCTCGATGCCGGCGGCATGGCGGAGGTCTATGTCGCCGAGGCCGAGTCGATGGCGGGCTTCAAGAAGAAGGTCGCGATCAAGCGCATCCTTCCCGGCCTGCTCAAGGACGACCGCTTCGTCCGCATGTTCCTCGACGAGGCGCGGCTGTCGCTGCACCTGAGCCACGCCAACGTCGTGTCGGTGTTCGACATCGGCAAGAGCTCCTCGACCTACTTCATCGTGATGGAGTACGTCGAGGGGCCCAACCTCAAGCACGTGCTGCAGTACCTCGGCAAGCGTCGCACGACGATGCCGGTGCACCTGGCGGTGTGGATCCTGGGCGAGATCCTGAAGGGCCTCCACTACGCGCACCACCTGCGTGACCCCGAGACCGGGCGCTCGCTCGGCATCGTGCACCGCGACATCTCGCCGCCGAACATCCTGTTCTCGTGGAACGGCGAGGTGAAGCTCACCGACTTCGGGCTCGCCAAGGCCTCGACGCAGCTCGAGTCGACCGACCCGGGCGTGGTCAAGGGCAAGTTCTCGTACCTCTCGCCCGAGGCCGCCCACGGGCACGAGGTCGACGCACGCTCCGACATCTTCGCGGTCGGCATCCTCGCCTACGAGATGCTCACCGGTGAGCGCCTGTTCCTCGGCGAGACCGACTACCAGACCGTCGAGCGCGTGCGTGCGGCCGAGGTGCCGTCCCTGCAGCAGCGCAACCCCGAGGTCGCCCCCGAGCTCGAACGCATCGTCCGCAAGGCGCTCGCCCGCGACCTCGACACCCGCTACCAGGCGGCCGCCGATTTCGCCGACGACCTGCTGGGGTTCCTGTTCTCGCGCAGCCTCAAGGTCAGCGCGCGTGCCTTCGCCGAGCTGCTCGAGGACATGCGCAACGATCAGCCGAGCGACGCGGACGCGAGCGTCGGCGGCACCAGCCTGATCCTCAAGCTCATCGACGAGGAATTCCTCAACTTCCAGTCGCTCGGTGAGGACGGTGACGCGCCCGAGACCGGCTCGCAGCCGCTCGACTCGATGATGGCGGCGACCGCCGCCTACGATCCGGCCGCACCGCTGTCGCTCGACGCGTTCGACGACGCCCACGGCAGCAACGCGTCGATGGCCCTGGGCGCCGATCACGAGCCACCGGCGCGACCCGCCGAGCCAGTGGCGCCCAGCCGTGCGCCGGTGGTGCAGCAGCCCTCGGGCCCGCACCCGGTCGCCAAGGGCCCGCGCGCGCCCACGCGGATGCCCTCGCCGGCGCCGCGCAAGGAGGGCAACGCGACCACGTGGATCGTGCTGCTGCTCCTCGTGGCGGTGGGCGGCGGCGCGTACTACTGGCTGGTGGTGCTGGGCAACCTCGCGCGCTTCACCGGCTGA
- a CDS encoding RNA polymerase subunit sigma-70 produces the protein MIYAELHGLAHGLMRRERGDHTLQTTALVHEAWLRVGDDPSWGSRGEFLAAAARAMRCILVDHARGRGRVKRNAGRTTEPLDDLAIADAYGEVVDLLALDAALDRLAERNELAARIVELRFFAGMAHAEIAAVCATPLRTVERTFRLARATLYRHLREPGA, from the coding sequence ATGATCTACGCCGAGCTGCACGGGCTCGCCCACGGGCTCATGCGGCGGGAGCGGGGCGATCACACGCTGCAGACCACGGCGCTCGTGCACGAGGCGTGGCTTCGCGTCGGTGACGATCCGTCGTGGGGCAGCCGTGGCGAGTTCCTGGCGGCCGCGGCCCGAGCCATGCGCTGCATCCTGGTCGACCACGCGCGCGGACGCGGTCGGGTCAAGCGCAACGCGGGCCGTACGACCGAGCCGCTGGACGACCTCGCGATCGCGGACGCGTACGGCGAGGTCGTGGATCTGCTGGCGCTCGACGCCGCGCTCGATCGCCTGGCCGAGCGCAACGAGCTGGCGGCACGGATCGTCGAGCTGCGCTTCTTCGCCGGCATGGCGCACGCCGAGATCGCTGCGGTGTGTGCAACGCCGCTGCGGACCGTCGAGCGCACGTTTCGGCTCGCCCGCGCGACGCTGTATCGCCACCTGCGAGAGCCCGGCGCATGA
- the pdxA gene encoding 4-hydroxythreonine-4-phosphate dehydrogenase PdxA: MTPLVLTQGDPGGIGPELLLRVAAEELLRDGDRVFGDPTVLAELAAQLGPLRPWAARGWATLARHLDRAAAPGMGQYAALVAATEAALASISRGAPVAMVTAPIDKARAQDEGLVHPGHTEFLAAAAGVDDFAMLMWGPILRVALATIHLPLAEVPRRLGVAEIVRVGRLLADELPHFGDNRRIGVLALNPHAGEKGRLGDEEIRVIAPAIEALRGACPGIEFVGPMPADTAFGIHARGELAAIVAMYHDQGLGPFKLLHGSDGINATLGLPFRRASPDHGTARDIAGRGVADPSSMFAAVAYARGRG, encoded by the coding sequence ATGACCCCACTCGTGCTCACGCAGGGCGACCCCGGCGGGATCGGCCCCGAGCTGCTCCTGCGGGTCGCGGCCGAGGAGCTGCTGCGCGACGGCGATCGCGTCTTCGGCGATCCGACCGTGCTCGCGGAGCTGGCGGCGCAGCTGGGGCCCTTGCGCCCGTGGGCGGCGCGGGGCTGGGCGACGCTGGCGCGCCACCTCGATCGTGCCGCGGCGCCCGGCATGGGCCAGTACGCCGCGCTGGTGGCCGCGACCGAGGCTGCGCTCGCGTCGATCTCCCGCGGAGCACCGGTCGCGATGGTGACCGCACCGATCGACAAGGCCCGCGCGCAGGACGAGGGCCTGGTGCACCCCGGCCACACCGAGTTCCTCGCCGCGGCGGCCGGCGTCGACGACTTCGCGATGCTGATGTGGGGGCCGATCCTGCGGGTGGCGTTGGCGACCATCCACCTTCCGCTCGCCGAGGTCCCGCGTCGCCTGGGTGTCGCCGAGATCGTCCGGGTCGGGCGCTTGCTGGCCGACGAGCTGCCGCACTTCGGTGACAACCGACGCATCGGCGTGCTCGCCCTCAACCCCCACGCTGGCGAGAAGGGCCGCCTGGGCGACGAGGAGATCCGCGTGATCGCGCCGGCGATCGAGGCCCTGCGTGGGGCCTGTCCGGGGATCGAGTTCGTGGGCCCGATGCCGGCCGACACCGCGTTCGGCATCCACGCCCGCGGTGAGCTCGCGGCGATCGTCGCGATGTACCACGATCAGGGCCTGGGGCCGTTCAAGCTGCTGCACGGCAGCGACGGCATCAACGCCACCCTCGGCCTGCCGTTTCGCCGCGCCTCGCCCGACCACGGCACCGCGCGCGACATCGCCGGACGCGGCGTCGCCGATCCGAGCAGCATGTTCGCCGCGGTCGCGTACGCCCGGGGGCGCGGCTGA